In Alicyclobacillus macrosporangiidus CPP55, a single window of DNA contains:
- a CDS encoding thermonuclease family protein, with the protein MKDREKLRTIPLWQRTWRTLAAAAIAIGLATGCTSGTSPAAAPPNTSNTAVHTQAQTAVANGTPANGTNGSNAAGGNTAASGSNPPATSGAVGAVTADPPKSALVPVVVARNVDGDTIHVILPNGKETTVRMLLIDTPETVDPDKPVEPYGPQASAFAKQKLPVGKHVFLEEGVPGSQTDKYGRLLAYVYITPTDMYNEDVVRAGLARVAYVYEPNTQHLAALRRDEAYAKSQRLGIWSIPGYVTDNGYNLAAVGGASGHGTTGSTASSATAGGGSQQAGRSAGAAASSTGTLRIIASHLDVARGDEASVTIQTAPGAQAHIEVRYKSGPSHAKGLVDQTADASGRVTWTWTVGTSTTPGDWPVTITSNGQTVQTTVHVR; encoded by the coding sequence TGAAAGACCGTGAGAAGCTTCGGACGATCCCGCTGTGGCAGCGCACCTGGCGAACCCTCGCCGCGGCAGCCATCGCCATCGGCTTGGCGACCGGGTGCACCTCCGGCACTTCACCGGCAGCGGCCCCGCCCAATACCTCGAACACTGCGGTCCATACCCAGGCGCAGACGGCCGTCGCGAACGGCACGCCCGCCAATGGAACGAACGGATCGAACGCGGCCGGTGGAAACACGGCGGCTTCGGGATCGAATCCCCCGGCGACATCCGGAGCGGTTGGCGCGGTCACGGCCGATCCGCCCAAGTCGGCGCTGGTCCCGGTTGTGGTGGCTCGCAATGTGGACGGGGACACCATTCACGTCATCCTCCCGAACGGCAAGGAGACCACCGTTCGGATGCTGCTCATCGACACTCCGGAGACCGTGGACCCCGACAAGCCGGTGGAGCCGTACGGGCCGCAGGCGAGCGCCTTCGCGAAGCAGAAGCTCCCTGTGGGGAAACACGTGTTCCTGGAAGAGGGTGTGCCCGGGAGCCAGACCGACAAGTACGGCCGGTTATTGGCCTACGTGTACATCACGCCGACGGACATGTACAACGAGGACGTCGTCCGGGCCGGCCTCGCCCGGGTCGCCTACGTGTACGAGCCGAACACCCAGCACCTCGCGGCGCTGCGCCGGGATGAGGCGTACGCAAAATCCCAGAGGCTGGGGATCTGGAGCATCCCGGGCTACGTGACGGATAACGGGTATAACCTCGCGGCTGTAGGTGGCGCGAGCGGCCATGGGACGACCGGATCGACCGCTTCCTCGGCGACCGCAGGCGGCGGAAGCCAGCAAGCAGGCCGTTCGGCGGGAGCCGCCGCGTCATCGACTGGGACGCTGCGGATTATCGCCTCCCACCTGGACGTCGCCCGTGGAGATGAGGCGAGCGTGACCATTCAGACGGCGCCGGGCGCGCAAGCGCATATCGAGGTCCGCTACAAGAGCGGTCCCAGCCATGCCAAGGGCCTGGTGGATCAGACGGCGGACGCGTCCGGCCGCGTAACGTGGACGTGGACGGTCGGGACGTCCACCACGCCCGGCGATTGGCCGGTGACCATCACCAGTAACGGACAGACGGTCCAGACGACGGTTCACGTGCGGTAG